The region AACAAGCGTAGATAAAAACATCTTCTGTCTAGCGTTAAAGCAAAGCCATACCCTAAACAATGGCGTGGTTCTATAAACTATCTTGATTATGTTAATTTAGCTACGAATCAACCGAGACGTAAATGTTCTCGCCCACTTCGCGGGAAACGATTTGCGATGGACGCGCTTCGATGCTGATTTCCAGCGACTGATCAAATTCCACACGGTCCAGGACCTGCACACGCGCCCCAATGGTAATCGCCAGCTTGTCGAGGTATTGCAAAAAGAGGGGAGAGGTTTCGCGGACACCTTCTACGGTCAGGGGCTGATGGTGCGGGGCTTCGTTGAGCGGCAGGCGAGGGGTGGCCTGAATGCGCCCACGCTGATCGGGAATCGGGTCTCCGTGCGGATCGAACTGGGGATAGCCCAGCAGTTCGTCAAGGCGTTCGATCAGTAGCGGCGACTGAATGTGCTCTAATTGCTCGGCAACCTCGTGCACCTGGTCCCACTGAAATTTAAGTTTCTCGACCAGAAACGTTTCCCAGAGGCGGTGCTTGCGGATCACCTGCAAGGCAATGGCCTGCCCGCTGTCGGTCAGCGATACCCCCTGATACTTTATATAATGAATAAGGTCCTTCGCGGCCAGCTTGCGTAGCATGTCGGTGACGGAGGCAGGGCGGGTGTCTACAGCTTCGGCAATGGCGTTGGTAGAGACCGAAGCGGTGTCTCCTTCGGTGAGGTGGTAAATGGCCTTCAGGTAGTTCTCTTCCGTGTAGGTAAACATAATCGAGGTCAAAGAAAACAAAGATAAGGAGGGGCAGGAAGATTGCGGCGAAAGAAGGATTAATTAGACGTGCCTAAAAAATGCCCAACGTACGCTTGACAAGGGCTACTAACGTGTGATGCTCCGAATTTTGCCAAAGCAATTTTGCTAAATCATGCTCTTCGGTAGACTTATAAAAACTAAACACCTTTATATTGCTAATAATATTACTAATCTCATCTTTGCTAATATTGCTAAATATGGCAGATTGGTAAGGTTGTGCGATGGTTTCCCAATAGGGGTTAGGCGTCATGAGCACGGGTAGCCGATGCGCCATGTATTCGAACAGCTTGGTGGGAAAGGAGTAATCGACCGCCGGAGAGCGATGGTAAGGCAGCAGGCCTACGCCTGCGTGTCGTATTTCTGCCACGATTTGGTCATGTGGCACGGGCCGGTCCCCTCCTATGAGCCGAATGTACGGTTTCTGTGCCACGGCGGCCTGCAAGCGCTGCCAGACGGATTCCTGTGCGCAGTAACCGATGATGGTCAGCCTGGTGTCCGGATCCAGTGCGTACGCCCTCTCGGCAAACGTAATCGCATCGAACAAGCCGTAATGTTCTGCTAAAGTCCCGCTGAGCAGGAATCGGTTCCTTGGATTGTTCAGACAAGACGGCGGGTTTTCAAGAAAGGTCTGTTCTGGTTTGTATTTATTTTCTAAAATCGTAAACTTGTTCTGCACAAACGGAAGCTCGTTTTGGTAGTGCCGCTCGGCCAGCAGATACTGGTCTGTAAAGAGGCGAGTCCCCCACTCCAAAAGCCTGACAGATTGTCCTAAAATGGTGCGAATTCCCCTCGGCCAGACGTTTGTTTGCGTAATGTTCATCTGATAGTTCTCTAGTACATCGTAGTACATTTTTGCCCCGAATATTATTTTGTACGCAATCGTAACTAACTGATATTCAGGTGTATTGATGATGATGAGATCAGGTCTGACTTGTAGTAGTTTTTTTGCATAATTCCATTGTGCCTTCAGGCGACCCCAACTCAATCGCTTGAAGGCCGGCAAAGGATGGAAAAACAGGGTAGCGGGGGCGTCAGGACGGGGAGCGGGGTAGCCGATCACGTGAATGTGGGCGTTGGGGAGCGCTGCCAGGCTTAACCCGATTTTTGCATACATTCGCGTGTCGTTGATCGGTTTCAGGACCGAGGCAAGGACAATAATCGTTTTTTTCACGCCTGAAAGATAATTAGTTTCCATGCAGGAGATTCAAGCTCTGATTGAGGCGGCCTGGGAAGACCGGAGCCGTTTGCAAGACCCAGAGGTGGTCAAAACCATTGATTTTATCATCGAAGAACTCGACAAAGGCCGTCTGCGCGTGGCGCAGCCCCTCGATGACGGTTCGTGGCAGGTGAACGACTGGGTGAAGAAGGCCGTGATCCTTTATTTCCCTTTGCGGAAGATGGAGGTGATCGAATGCCCCCCATTCGAGTACCATGACAAAATGCAGTTAAAGCAAAACTATAAGCAACAAGGCGTAAGAGTCGTACCCCCAGCCACAGCACGCTACGGCGCTTACCTGTCGAAAGGGGTGATTCTGATGCCCTCGTACGTGAACATCGGGGCCTACGTGGACGAGGGAACCATGGTCGATACGTGGGCGACAGTCGGGAGCTGCGCCCAGGTCGGAAAAGGCGTGCACCTGAGTGGTGGCGTCGGTGTTGGCGGGGTGCTGGAGCCGGTGCAGGCCGCGCCGGTCATCATCGAAGACGGTGCGTTTATTGGTTCGCGCTGCATTCTGGTGGAAGGCGTTCGGGTCGGGAAGGAAGCGGTGCTTGGTGCGAACGTAACGATCACCGGTTCGTCGAAAATTATCGACGTGACGGGCGACGAACCAAAAGAATACAAGGGATACGTGCCGGAACGGTCGGTCGTGATCCCCGGTAGCTATACTAAAAAGTTTCCAGCGGGTGAGTTTCAAGTGCCTTGTGCGCTCATCATTGGCAAACGAAAAGCCAGCACCGATCTAAAGACTTCGCTAAACGACGCCCTGCGTACTAATGACGTGGCGGTGTAGTTTGTTTTGCTAAAAATATCACTTGGTTGTAATACTAAAAGCGGCGTGTCTGATAGCCAGGCACGCCGCTTTTGCTTTGGCGATCGCGCTAATCCGGAGGGGATGGATTCGAGCGCTCTAAAAATCAAGAAGCCGTATCACCGCTACGGTGTTTGTCTTGGTAGAAGCAGTACGTTTACTACCGCAGTGATTTGCGGAATTGCTCCGCCACTACCAATTCCTTGGTACCGTGGGACGGCCCCCCGTGACTCCAGTCATAGAAGCCACCGCCCGATTTGATGCCCAACCGACCGGCCGTCACCATGTTGACGAGTAAAGGGCAGGGGGCGTATTTCGGTTGACCAAAGCCTTCCTGCAACACACGCATGATCGACAGACAGACGTCCAGACCGATGAAGTCGGCCAGTTGCAGCGGCCCCATCGGATGGGCCATGCCGAGTTTCATGACGGTATCGATTTCTTCTACGCCCGCGACCCCTTCAAAAAGCGTATAGATCGCTTCGTTGATCATCGGCATCAGGACGCGATTCGAAACGAAGCCGGGGTAATCGTTCACTTCCGTCGGTGTCTTCCCGAGTTGGTGGGCCAGCGCCATGATCTGTTGCGTGACGGCATCGGAGGTGGAGAAGCCCCGGATCACCTCTACGAGTTGCATCACCGGTACCGGATTGAAGAAGTGCATCCCGATCACCTGAGCGGGGCGCTTCGTCACGGCCGCGATTCGCGTGATGGCGATAGACGAGGTATTGGTAGCCAGAATCGTCTCTGGCGGGCAGACGTCGTCCAGTTGCCGGAAAATTTTCTCTTTTATGGCGAAGTTCTCGGATGCGGCCTCCACGACGAGTTCCGCCCCTTTTACGCCGGACGGAAGGTCGGTGCTGGTCCGAATCCGGTCCAGCGTCTGTTGTTTCCCGGCGGCATCCAGAATCGCTTTTTTCACCTGCCGGTCCAGGTTCTTTTCGATAGTTTGGAGGGCTTTCCCAAGCGCCTGTTCGGAGACGTCAATCAGCGTTACGTTGTGTTCGTGCTGGGCGAAGACGTGCGCGATGCCGTTGCCCATCGTGCCCGCCCCGATCACTGCAATGTTTTTCATGTGCTCGATTTTCAGGTTGTGTGGGGTAAAGATAGGCAAGCCGACGCCGAACAGCTGCAAAAGTGCCTCGCAGCGTTTCGCGGAGGAGCACGACGTTTTGGAAGAGCGGAGCCAGGAAGGGCAATAATACGTCGCTGCGTCGCCACGGAGCGTTTCTGGGGCAACGCAGCGGAAGATTACTCCGTCAGCAACCGGCGCTCGGCGCTTTCGGAGCGCTCGAAGTGAAACTCGTGGAGAAGGGCGTCCATTTTGGCGGCAATGGGATCGTTCCCCGGATTGCCGATGCTGCCTTCGTGCGTGTGGTGCACCGTTTTCTCGGGGTTAAATTGCCCGTTGGCGATGGCCTGTCCCACTTTTTTGTACGCATCGCGGAACGGCACGCCACTCAATACCTCCTTGTTTACTTCCTCGACACTGAACAGGTACCGGTAGCGGTCGTCGTCCAGAATGTCGGTGCGCACGCGGATGTTTTCCAGCATCAGGTCGCACATCTGCAGACAGGCGCGGGCGTCGGCGAACGATGGAATGAACGATTCTTTCACCAGTTGCAGGTCGCGGTGGTAGCCGGAAGGCAGGTTGGCCGTCAGCATCCCGATCTCGTTCGGCAGGGCCTGCAAGCGGTTTCCCCGGGCACGGATCAGCTCCCAGACGTCCGGGTTTTTCTTGTGAGGCATGATGCTGGAGCCCGTCGTCAGTTCGTCGGGAAACGAAATAAACCCGAAATTCTGGCTCATGTACAGCGTCGCGTCCATCGCCAGCCGGGCCAGCGTCCCGCCGAGCGAAGCCAGCGCAAACGCGACCGTCCGTTCTACTTTGCCCCGGCCCATCTGCGCGTACACCACGTTCCAGTTCAGTCGTTCGAAGCCCAGCAGGTCGGTCGTCATCTGGCGGTTCAGCGGAAAGGACGAGCCGTAGCCCGCCGCCGAGCCGAGCGGATTCTGATCGTTGATGCGGTAAGCGGCCAGCAGCAGTTGCAGGTCGTCGGTCAGACTTTCGGCGTAGGCCCCAAACCACAACCCGAACGACGAGGGCATGGCGACCTGAAAGTGCGTGTAGCCGGGCAGCAGCACCTGGCGGTGTTTTTCGCTGAGAATGATCAGGCGGTTAAACAACATGCGGATGTCCTGTACCAGGTGCCGCAACTCGCCGCGAATGAACAGCTTCAGGTCGACCAGCACCTGATCGTTCCGCGACCGCCCGCTGTGGACTTTTTTGCCCATGTCGCCCAGCTTCCGCGTGAGCATCAGCTCCACCTGCGAATGCACGTCCTCGATGCCCTCCTCAATGGCAAACTCACCCGCCTCGATGTTCCGGTGAATGGCCCGCAACTCCGTCGTCAGCGTCCCCAATTCCTCCTGCGTCAGCAGCCCGATGCTTTGCAGCATACGAATGTGCGCCAGCGTCCCCAGCACGTCCCAGGGGGCGAGGTAGAGGTCCATTTCGCGGTCGCGACCGACAGTAAATTGTTCGATGGCCTGGTGGGTGGCGGTGCCTTTGTCCCAGAGTTTCATGTGGCGTAGCGTTTATAACGTAAGGGTAGAAGCTTCCTGTGAGGCACGAAAGTAAAGAATCGGGAGAGAATAGGGCGGAGCGTAAGCGAATGAGTGGATTATTGAATGAGCGAATGAGTGAAGAGCGCGGGGCGGTTGACGCAAAGAGCAGAGCGCAGGGAGTTTAGAGCTTAAAGTTCAAAGCTGAACGTGTAAAGAACAGGTACGTTGCCTACTTCTTTTACCCACGAACCGAATACACCAACAACTCAGTAACGAATAAACAGCGTTCCACTCTAGGCTTTAAACCGCCCGGCGGCCTGTTCTGAACTCATAACTCTGAACTCATAACTCTGAACTCGTAACGCTGAACTCAATGGATCGCCAGTCCTTCCAGCAATCGGATGTAGAGGTCGATGCCTTCCTGCAACTCGGACGGGCGGATAAATTCGTCGGCGGTGTGGGACCGGGCCGAATCGCCGGGACCGATTTTGAGGGTCGGAAAGGGCATGAGCGCCTGATCGGACAGGGTCGGCGAGCCGTAATGCGACAAGCCGAGCGACAAACCACGTTGCACCACCGGATGGTCCAGCGGCAACCCCGACGGGTTCAGCCGGGTAGAGCGGGGCTGGATGTCGCTGCGCACGTGCCGACGGATGATTTCCAGCGTCTCCAGATTCGAATAGCATTCGGTGGTGCGGACATCCACCACGAAGCGACAGCGGTCGGGGACGACGTTGTGCTGCGACCCTGCTTCGATCTGCGTCACCGACATTTTGACTTTCCCCAGGTGAGGCGACACGTCTGGAAACTCGAACGTACGAAACCATTCTACATCGCGCAGGGCGTGGTAAATGGCGTTGTCGCCTTCGTCGCGGGCGGCGTGTCCGGCCTGGCCGTATGCCGTACCGTCCAGCACCATCAGCCCCTTTTCGGCGATGGCCATTTGCATCTGCGTCGGCTCTCCGACGATGCCCAGGGCAATCGGGCCGAGGGTGGGCAGAAGGCTCTCAATCCCGTTTTTACCCGAAATTTCCTCTTCGGCTGTGGCCGCCCAGATCAGGTTGTAAGGCCGGTCTGTTTGTGTTTCCAGGTGGCGAAAGGCAGCCAGCAGTGCCACCAGCGGTCCGCCGGCGTCGTTGCTGCCCAGGCCGTGCAGGCGATCTTCCTGTTCCGTGGGCGAGAAGGGATCGAGTGTCCAGCCCTGCGCGGGCTTCACCGTGTCGTGGTGCGAGTTGAGCAGCAGCGTGGGCCGTTCGTCGCGCCAGTCGGCCGAGCGCAGCCAGACGTTGTTCCCCTGCCGTTGTGGTGCATACCCTTTTTCCTGTAGAAAGGTGAACAGCAGGGCGGCGGTCGCTTCCTCTTCACGGCTGAACGAAGGCGTCGCGATGAGTTGCTTGAGGAGCTGGAGACTGTCGTCGAAAAGCGAAGCGGTTGCGGTCATAGGCGACAAAAATAGGAGAGAACGACAGAAACCGCAGGTTTCCGCCGTGCCCTTTTCCAGACCCGTCCGCACAAAAGGCAACCGCGCTGTCGTCGGACGGCTTGAAAACCGTCACGAGAGGCCGTCCGCTGACTGGTACCTGTAAAGATTTCTTACAGCCGCGGGTCGACTTCTTCGCTTTCCAGGGCTAGCACGCCGAAAACGCACTCGTGGACCTGCCGGAGCGGGGCACCCGCCACAAACCGTTCGAGGGCTTCCAGACCCAGGGCGAATTCGCGGAGGGCGAGCGACCGTTTTTTGCCCAGGCCGCGTTTGCGTAGCTCCTTCAAATGGGGTTCCAGTGTGTAATCCGGGCCGTAGATGATGCGCAGGTATTCGCGGCCGCGGCATTTGACGGCGGGTTGCACTAGCCCGTGGGCGTTGCGCACGAGAAAAGGTTCTGGCTTGATGACCATCCCTTCGCCGCCGTGTGCCGTGAGGGCTTCCCACCAGGCGATGCCTTCCCGGCAACTGGCCTCGTCTTCCGTATCGATCCTCACGTACGACGTCGCCAGCAGGATCGGATCGAACGCACAGAAGCGGGCGAGGGTCTCCATGTGCCAGCCGTGCGACTGATCGGTGTGGACTTTTCCTTCG is a window of Catalinimonas alkaloidigena DNA encoding:
- a CDS encoding metal-dependent transcriptional regulator produces the protein MTSIMFTYTEENYLKAIYHLTEGDTASVSTNAIAEAVDTRPASVTDMLRKLAAKDLIHYIKYQGVSLTDSGQAIALQVIRKHRLWETFLVEKLKFQWDQVHEVAEQLEHIQSPLLIERLDELLGYPQFDPHGDPIPDQRGRIQATPRLPLNEAPHHQPLTVEGVRETSPLFLQYLDKLAITIGARVQVLDRVEFDQSLEISIEARPSQIVSREVGENIYVSVDS
- a CDS encoding glycosyltransferase encodes the protein MKKTIIVLASVLKPINDTRMYAKIGLSLAALPNAHIHVIGYPAPRPDAPATLFFHPLPAFKRLSWGRLKAQWNYAKKLLQVRPDLIIINTPEYQLVTIAYKIIFGAKMYYDVLENYQMNITQTNVWPRGIRTILGQSVRLLEWGTRLFTDQYLLAERHYQNELPFVQNKFTILENKYKPEQTFLENPPSCLNNPRNRFLLSGTLAEHYGLFDAITFAERAYALDPDTRLTIIGYCAQESVWQRLQAAVAQKPYIRLIGGDRPVPHDQIVAEIRHAGVGLLPYHRSPAVDYSFPTKLFEYMAHRLPVLMTPNPYWETIAQPYQSAIFSNISKDEISNIISNIKVFSFYKSTEEHDLAKLLWQNSEHHTLVALVKRTLGIF
- a CDS encoding 2,3,4,5-tetrahydropyridine-2,6-dicarboxylate N-succinyltransferase, translating into MQEIQALIEAAWEDRSRLQDPEVVKTIDFIIEELDKGRLRVAQPLDDGSWQVNDWVKKAVILYFPLRKMEVIECPPFEYHDKMQLKQNYKQQGVRVVPPATARYGAYLSKGVILMPSYVNIGAYVDEGTMVDTWATVGSCAQVGKGVHLSGGVGVGGVLEPVQAAPVIIEDGAFIGSRCILVEGVRVGKEAVLGANVTITGSSKIIDVTGDEPKEYKGYVPERSVVIPGSYTKKFPAGEFQVPCALIIGKRKASTDLKTSLNDALRTNDVAV
- a CDS encoding 3-hydroxybutyryl-CoA dehydrogenase is translated as MKNIAVIGAGTMGNGIAHVFAQHEHNVTLIDVSEQALGKALQTIEKNLDRQVKKAILDAAGKQQTLDRIRTSTDLPSGVKGAELVVEAASENFAIKEKIFRQLDDVCPPETILATNTSSIAITRIAAVTKRPAQVIGMHFFNPVPVMQLVEVIRGFSTSDAVTQQIMALAHQLGKTPTEVNDYPGFVSNRVLMPMINEAIYTLFEGVAGVEEIDTVMKLGMAHPMGPLQLADFIGLDVCLSIMRVLQEGFGQPKYAPCPLLVNMVTAGRLGIKSGGGFYDWSHGGPSHGTKELVVAEQFRKSLR
- the argH gene encoding argininosuccinate lyase; its protein translation is MKLWDKGTATHQAIEQFTVGRDREMDLYLAPWDVLGTLAHIRMLQSIGLLTQEELGTLTTELRAIHRNIEAGEFAIEEGIEDVHSQVELMLTRKLGDMGKKVHSGRSRNDQVLVDLKLFIRGELRHLVQDIRMLFNRLIILSEKHRQVLLPGYTHFQVAMPSSFGLWFGAYAESLTDDLQLLLAAYRINDQNPLGSAAGYGSSFPLNRQMTTDLLGFERLNWNVVYAQMGRGKVERTVAFALASLGGTLARLAMDATLYMSQNFGFISFPDELTTGSSIMPHKKNPDVWELIRARGNRLQALPNEIGMLTANLPSGYHRDLQLVKESFIPSFADARACLQMCDLMLENIRVRTDILDDDRYRYLFSVEEVNKEVLSGVPFRDAYKKVGQAIANGQFNPEKTVHHTHEGSIGNPGNDPIAAKMDALLHEFHFERSESAERRLLTE
- a CDS encoding M20 family metallo-hydrolase; translated protein: MTATASLFDDSLQLLKQLIATPSFSREEEATAALLFTFLQEKGYAPQRQGNNVWLRSADWRDERPTLLLNSHHDTVKPAQGWTLDPFSPTEQEDRLHGLGSNDAGGPLVALLAAFRHLETQTDRPYNLIWAATAEEEISGKNGIESLLPTLGPIALGIVGEPTQMQMAIAEKGLMVLDGTAYGQAGHAARDEGDNAIYHALRDVEWFRTFEFPDVSPHLGKVKMSVTQIEAGSQHNVVPDRCRFVVDVRTTECYSNLETLEIIRRHVRSDIQPRSTRLNPSGLPLDHPVVQRGLSLGLSHYGSPTLSDQALMPFPTLKIGPGDSARSHTADEFIRPSELQEGIDLYIRLLEGLAIH